From a single Anomaloglossus baeobatrachus isolate aAnoBae1 chromosome 4, aAnoBae1.hap1, whole genome shotgun sequence genomic region:
- the C4H17orf114 gene encoding uncharacterized protein C17orf114 homolog: MGVKALRCFPWYGRRKERKRSKSSQEETPAAPAPPEEKPRLRSTNSSGSDTEGQQSRAYFSGKARVSFRHEMDSTMIVNDSTF, from the exons ATGGGGGTGAAGGCTCTGCGGTGTTTCCCCTGGTATGGAAGGAGGAAAGAACGGAAAAGAAGCAAATCCAGTCAGGAAG AGACCCCCGCAGCCCCTGCCCCTCCAGAGGAGAAACCCCGCCTTCGCTCCACCAACTCTTCGGGCAGTGATACGGAGGGGCAGCAGAGCCGCGCGTACTTCAGTGGTAAAGCGCGGGTGTCCTTCCGCCACGAGATGGACTCCACCATGATCGTGAACGACTCCACCTTCTGA
- the PSMB6 gene encoding proteasome subunit beta type-6 isoform X2, with the protein MTGCEEAVTPPSTSEPAPQTTIMAVEFDGGVVIGADSRTTTGAYIANRVTDKLTPVHDRIFCCRSGSAADTQAIADAVTYQLGFHSIELGTLPLVHTAANLFKEMCYKYREDLMAGIIVAGWDQRKGGQVYTVPMGGMMVHQPFSIGGSGSSYIYGFVDSTYKTGMTKEECLKFTANALALAMERDGSSGGVIRLAAITEAGVERQVILGNELPRFPVS; encoded by the exons ACGACGATCATGGCGGTGGAGTTTGATGGCGGTGTGGTGATCGGCGCTGATTCCAGGACCACTACCGG GGCGTACATTGCTAACAGAGTGACGGACAAGCTGACCCCGGTGCACGACCGCATCTTCTGCTGCCGCTCCGGTAGCGCTGCTGACACCCAGGCCATCGCCGATGCCGTCACCTACCAGCTGGGATTTCACAG CATCGAGCTGGGCACGCTGCCCCTCGTCCACACCGCCGCCAACCTCTTCAAGGAGATGTGCTACAAGTACCGCGAGGACCTGATGGCCGGGATCATCGTAGCCGGATGGGACCAGAGGaaaggggggcag GTGTACACGGTGCCCATGGGGGGGATGATGGTGCACCAGCCATTCTCCATCGGGGGCTCTGGCAGCTCCTACATCTACGGATTTGTGGATTCTACATACAAAACGGGAATGACCAAGGAGGAGTGTCTGAAATTCACAGCAAACG CTCTGGCGCTGGCGATGGAGCGGGATGGATCCAGTGGGGGCGTCATTCGTCTGGCCGCCATCACAGAAGCGGGTGTGGAGCGCCAGGTGATCCTTGGGAACGAGTTACCCCGATTCCCAGTCTCGTGA
- the PSMB6 gene encoding proteasome subunit beta type-6 isoform X1 produces the protein MMAAVKMLSPGAAPLSAGDAMEQEWMSREVSTGTTIMAVEFDGGVVIGADSRTTTGAYIANRVTDKLTPVHDRIFCCRSGSAADTQAIADAVTYQLGFHSIELGTLPLVHTAANLFKEMCYKYREDLMAGIIVAGWDQRKGGQVYTVPMGGMMVHQPFSIGGSGSSYIYGFVDSTYKTGMTKEECLKFTANALALAMERDGSSGGVIRLAAITEAGVERQVILGNELPRFPVS, from the exons ATGATGGCGGCGGTGAAGATGCTGAGTCCTGGTGCGGCGCCGCTGAGCGCAGGGGACGCCATGGAGCAGGAGTGGATGAGCCGGGAAGTGTCCACCGGG ACGACGATCATGGCGGTGGAGTTTGATGGCGGTGTGGTGATCGGCGCTGATTCCAGGACCACTACCGG GGCGTACATTGCTAACAGAGTGACGGACAAGCTGACCCCGGTGCACGACCGCATCTTCTGCTGCCGCTCCGGTAGCGCTGCTGACACCCAGGCCATCGCCGATGCCGTCACCTACCAGCTGGGATTTCACAG CATCGAGCTGGGCACGCTGCCCCTCGTCCACACCGCCGCCAACCTCTTCAAGGAGATGTGCTACAAGTACCGCGAGGACCTGATGGCCGGGATCATCGTAGCCGGATGGGACCAGAGGaaaggggggcag GTGTACACGGTGCCCATGGGGGGGATGATGGTGCACCAGCCATTCTCCATCGGGGGCTCTGGCAGCTCCTACATCTACGGATTTGTGGATTCTACATACAAAACGGGAATGACCAAGGAGGAGTGTCTGAAATTCACAGCAAACG CTCTGGCGCTGGCGATGGAGCGGGATGGATCCAGTGGGGGCGTCATTCGTCTGGCCGCCATCACAGAAGCGGGTGTGGAGCGCCAGGTGATCCTTGGGAACGAGTTACCCCGATTCCCAGTCTCGTGA